One segment of Solanum lycopersicum chromosome 1, SLM_r2.1 DNA contains the following:
- the LOC101255440 gene encoding BURP domain protein USPL1, with product MDLKLGFCVLSLILLVAYGTEARKMVQGNLQGKRLNFPIPDEEVQKPNVYFWIYDNQGENDHHKTAENVQVHPSSNNKNLVNKDDTNFRIYLNQGENSQQGNHKIKEENARLHLSSYNIDHENKFDNHLWIYSNQGENAQQTLQEVSDKQEENKHQQVKTAKAHIHSSSHMDHIDPSLRVFFLINDLKIGKTITVSFPRRDLSSSPSFLPKEEADSIPFSQKELPNLLQRFSFSRNSPQGKAMEDTLRECEAPHIKGETKYCATSAEAMLDFVQGIMGEKTQFKALSTTHFSNSTPPLQEYTILDAPQEVETPKMVACHTMPYAYAIFYCHYTISKSKVFKVSLGGENGDRVEAIAVCHLDTSEWSPSHASFQLLGILPGTSPICHFFPSDNLVWVPKIASTQVI from the exons atggaTCTTAAGCTTGGTTTTTGTGTTCTCTCCCTAATTCTGCTG GTTGCTTATGGAACAGAAGCTAGGAAAATGGTTCAAGGGAACCTACAGGGCAAAAGATTGAACTTCCCAATTCCAGATGAAGAAGTCCAAAAGCCTAATGTCTATTTTTGGATTTATGATAACCAAGGAGAAAATGATCATCACAAAACAGCAGAGAATGTCCAAGTTCATCCATCATCAAATAACAAGAACCTTGTAAATAAGGACGACACGAATTTCAGGATATACCTTAACCAAGGTGAAAATTCTCAGCAGGGCAATCACAAAATCAAGGAAGAGAATGCCCGACTTCATTTATCATCATATAACATTGATCATGAAAACAAGTTTGATAATCACCTATGGATATACAGTAACCAAGGAGAAAATGCTCAGCAAACTCTACAAGAAGTGAGCgacaaacaagaagaaaacaagcaTCAACAAGTAAAAACAGCAAAGGCACATATCCATTCATCATCCCATATGGATCATATTGATCCTTCTTTAAGAGTTTTCTTCCTAATAAATGATCTAAAGATAGGGAAAACAATAACTGTCTCCTTCCCAAGAAGAGATCTTTCTTCTTCTCCGAGTTTCTTGCCAAAAGAAGAAGCTGATTCCATTCCATTTTCACAAAAGGAACTCCCAAACCTCCTTCAACGTTTCTCATTCTCTCGAAACTCTCCACAGGGGAAAGCCATGGAAGACACACTGAGAGAATGTGAGGCTCCACATATTAAGGGAGAGACAAAGTACTGTGCCACATCCGCGGAGGCAATGCTTGATTTTGTTCAAGGAATCATGGGAGAGAAAACTCAATTCAAAGCTCTGTCCACAACTCATTTCTCAAACTCAACTCCCCCACTTCAAGAGTATACTATTTTGGATGCTCCTCAAGAAGTAGAAACTCCCAAGATGGTGGCATGTCATACCATGCCTTACGCTTACGCGATTTTCTACTGTCATTACACAATTAGCAAGAGCAAAGTGTTTAAGGTTTCATTAGGGGGTGAAAATGGTGATAGAGTGGAAGCAATTGCTGTTTGTCATTTGGATACTTCTGAGTGGAGTCCATCTCATGCATCTTTCCAATTGCTCGGTATATTACCAGGAACATCCCCTATCTGTCACTTTTTTCCATCAGATAATCTAGTGTGGGTTCCAAAAATCGCCTCTACACAAGTGATTTGA